GACCCCGAGCTCAGCAAGGACTGAGATAACTTCGCTTTGGGCCTGGAAAACTCCCTCTGCGGCCTCTGGCGTGAGTCCTGCGGTCGCTTGCAGGAAAGACATGATGAGGGAACTGCTGCTGTCGGCGCCTCCTTCGGGAAACACCAGCAGGTTAAGGGCTGAAACCCCCACCACGACCCCGCCAACGAGTTCTCCCAAAACAGGAGGCAGATCGATGCGAGCACACAGCTCTCCGCCGAGCTTGCTGGCCAGATAGACCACCACTAAGCTGAGCAGGACCCCGGCTAGGATCATGGGGCCTGCTTCGGCAGAGGCGGTGGCGAGGAGCGGTGTGGGTAGAGGAAAATTTGGGACGAAGGACGTCACCCATGTAGTGGAATCGACCATCGGCTCCGCAGAAATCGTCTTTTCCACTGTACCGGTTTCTCGCCAGTCTCACATGGGTCTCAGGGATGGGTTGAGCCCAAGTAATAAAGTTAAAAATCCAGCCTCATAAAGCCTGGGCGATTTTGTGAGTGAGACTCAAGGGGCGGTCCAAGGATCGCAACTACAGAAAAACGCGGTGCTGGAGGGAGGGCATCTGGCGGCGCACTTGCTCGATGCGGCTGGGCTCGATGGAGGCGATCGCCACGCCCGGCTGGTCACCGGCGTCAGCCAAGATGGTGCCCCAGGGATCGATGATCAGGGCGTGGCCGTGGGACTGGCGCATGGTGTTGTGCTTGCCGGTCTGGGCGGGCGCGATCACGTAGCAGGTGTTCTCGATGGCCCGGGCCTGCAAGAGGATCTGCCAGTGGTCTTTGCCGGTGTAGGCGGTGAAGGCAGCCGGCACAAACAGGACTTCGGCGCCCATCTGGGAAAGGTGGCGATAGAGCTCTGGGAAACGGACGTCGTAGCAGACCGAGAGTCCTAGGTTGCCATAGTCTTTGCTGGGGGTGACGCTGGGCAGCTTGATACCGGCCAGGACGGCGGCGGATTCTTTGTAGGTGTTGCCGTCGGGGAGGTCCACGTCAAAGAGGTGCACCTTTTCGTAGCGGGCCAGTTCTTGGCCATCTGGACCGATGAGCAGGGCGCTGTTGTAGACTTTGCCGTTGCCCACGGGGATGGGGAAACCGCCGCCCAGCAGGGTGATTTGGTAGCGCTGGGCCATGGTTTTGAGGAATTTTTCGCTTTCCTGGGCGATCGCGTCTGCCTGGGCGACCTTGGCGGCTTCATCTCCGAGAAAGGAGAAGTTTTCGGGCAGGCCCACGACTTCTGCCCCCTGGCGCACTGCCAGATCAATTAGTTCTTCTGCCTGTGTCAGGTTTTTGGCCAGATCAGGCACGCTCGTCATTTGGACTGCTGCCGCCAGGTAGGACTTCATTGATAATTTCGCTCAAACGCTTGTGGGATAGGCTTCTCATTTTAGATCTTATTATGGGCTCTCCCACGGCGAATACAGGGGTTTGCGCTGGGCACAGCGATCGCCTCCTTTGCCCCTCAGGGCGTCTCTGGCGGATCGCTTCCCTGGCGATAGCCGTCGGGGTATACGGTCATAGAGTCCACGGCAGCCCCTGTCCAGTCGATGTTTTGGGCTCGAAACAGATTGGCGTTGGCCAAGATGGTCGCCTTCAGGGTCGCTTGATCGAGGTCGGCTCGCTGCAGGTCTGCGTCCTGGAGATTGGCGCCCTGGAGGTTGGCGCCGTAGAGGTCTGCGCCCTGGAGGTTGGCGCCCTGGAGGTTGGCCTGCTGCAAGCTGGCGTAGCGCAGGGTTGCTCGGCTCAAGTTGCTGCCACGCAGGTCCGCTCCGGCGAGATTGGCTTGGTAGAGCTGAGCATCGCTCATTTCGGCCCCTTGGAGCTTGGCCCCTTGGAGGTTGGCTTTGTTGAGGTTGGTGTACGGCAAATAGGTGGATCGCAAATCGCTGTTTTGCAGGCTAACGGCCTCTAGATTTGCGTTGAATAAATTGGCTTCTCTCAAGTCGATTTCATCGAAGTTTCGCTTTCCCTGAGCGTATTGCAGGAGGAAGTCGGTTGGACTAACTTTTTGCATTGTGATTTGTATGTGCTTCGCTGACAGCGTCAGTAGGTCAGCGAGTGCTCAAAAATAAACGAACGGTAAATGACTCTCTGAAAGGGTCCAAAACGAGGGCCTCAGGGGATGCTTTGAGCCAAGAGCACCTGCGTCGACAAGTCAGGGGTCTGAGCGGTATCCGGTCGGCTCGATAAACAAGGGGCGATCGCAATTTCCAGGCTCGAAACAGGCATCGACTTGGGGCAGCGCAATAGTCCTGTAATGTAAAATAATGTGTTGATAAAATAACGCTACTTAAACTTTCCTTTAGGGTTCGTTACTCCGATAGATAGGGAGACACGGCCCTCTCTGAGGGAATTTTGACCCTAAGATGGGGCGTTAAAGAGGCATGGGTTGATAAAGGCGATCGCAAGCCTGGAATCTTGACGGTATCCGGCCGCTCTAGCGCCTCAAATGACGGCAAGAGTGTCAAGATCGAGCTTGAGGTGAACCGTCTTCCAACCAGTCCTATGACAGAACTGCACGTCTCGATCGCCCAGCACTATCACGAACGGACCAAGTACGCTCCAGAAACCATTGCGTCCAAGGGCCGATCGCCAGATTGGGATCACCAGCCAACTCCGTTTAAGGACTACAAAATCGGGACGCAGATTGATCTCAAGGCCTTTTTGGATGAGCCGCCAGCGGGCGATCGCACTGCCCAGCAGTGGCACCGGCTGTCCAAGCTGCTCTACTGCACCTACGGCCTGACCGCCAAAGTCTCCCTGGGCGGCGACAAGAGCCTGTATCTGCGGACAGCGCCCTCTGCGGGAGGGCTCTACCCGGCAGAGGTGTATCTGGTGTCTCGCGGGACGGCGCTCCTTGCGCCGGGGCTGTACCACTACCAGCCCAAGACCCATGCTCTGGTGCATTTCTGGGATGACCACGTTTGGGGCGGTTTGCAGGGGGGATGTTTTTGGCATCCGGCCCTCGATAACGTGCCCCTGGCGATGGTGGTGACGGCGACTTTCTTCCGCTCAGCCTGGCGCTATCAGGACCGGGCCTACCGCCGCATTTGCCTGGATATTGGCCACCTGCTGGGCAATGTGGAGATGGCGGGAGCGCTGGCGGACTATCGGCCCCACCTGATTGGCGGCTTTGCGGATGAGTCGGTGGATGCGCTGCTCTACCTCAATCGGGAGCAAGAAGGGGCGATCGCCGTGATGGCCCTCGCCGACCTGCTGGACGTGCAGCAAAACCTGCCGCGCTTCCGGACCGCTCTGGCTTCGACCACCCAGCATGAGTATCCCGATGTGGTCGACGGAGAGCTGCTGCCCTATTTTCATCAGGCGACCCAGATTTCTCAGGAGACGCCCCCTGACACTCAGTGGCGGCTCGACCCCGAGGCCGAAGCGCGCAAGGACAAGTACAACTTTCCCTTTTGCACCAAGGTGTCCTCGGTGTCCGCGCCCATTGACTGGGGCGCCGGGCGATCGGGCCTAGACCAAACGCTGCTGCGCCGCCGATCGACCCGCAGCTACAGCGGCGCTGATGTCAGCCTCGAGGAGTTGCTGGCGCTGCTGGACTTTACCTATCAGCCGGAGCACTACCGCGATCAGGACTTTGATGGGGAGCCGGACTATTTCGCGATCCACCGCATCGAGACCTTTGTGGCGGTGTCTGGGGTGACGGATCTGGAGGAAGGCTGCTACTACTACGCGCCCAAGGCCCAGGAACTGCGTCAGATCCGGTTCAAGAATTTCCGGCGAGAGCTGCATTTCCTGTGTCTGGGTCAGGAGCTGGGGCGAGACGCGGCGGCGGTGGTCTTTCACACGGCGGACTTGCGTCAGGCAGTCTCTGAATACGGCGATCGCGCCTATCGCTATCTGCACATGGACGCCGGTCACTTGGGCCAGCGCCTCAACCTAGCAGCGATTTATCTGGGGCTGGGGGTGAGCGGCGTTGGCGGCTTCTTTGACGATCAGGTGAATGAAGTGCTGGGCATTCCGGAGGACGAGGCGGCCCTGTACGTGACGACCCTGGGCCGCCCCCGCGCCTAGAACGCTACTTGCCGATGCAGAACCGGCTGAAGATCTGGTCGAGCACAGACTCGGTCACTTCTTCGCCGGTGATTTCGCCGAGGGCCTGGATGGCGCCCCGCAGGTCAATGGTCCAAAAGTCCAGGGGGAGCTGCTGGGCGATCGCCTCCTGGACGTGGCGCAGGGCCGTTTCGGCCCGCAGGAGCGCCTCCGCCTGCCGCTGGTTGATCGCGATGTCCAGATTGGCGGCCTGGGTCGCGCCCGCGTGAATGGTGGCCAGGATGGCTTTTTCTAGGTCTTCGATGCCCTGCTGCTGGGCGGCGGCAGTGTGCACCACGGTGGCGATCGCCGCTGGATAGGTCAGGGTCCCTGGGAAATCAGTCCCCAGATCGGGCCGCAGGTCCACCTTGTTGACGACCAAAATCAGCGATCGCTGCTGAATTACCTGGTAAATCGCCTCGTCATCGGCGGTCCAGCCCGCCTGGGCATCGATGGTGAACAGGACCAAATCGGCGGCGGCCGCGGCAGCCTGGGAGCGGGCGACGCCGATCTGCTCTACCTGGTCTTCGGTCTCGCGGATGCCAGCGGTGTCCAGGACCCGCACCGGGATGCCCCCGACCACCAGATAGGACTCGACCACGTCCCGCGTGGTCCCCGGCAGGTCGGTGACAATGGCGCGATCGCTGCGGCTCCAGGCATTGAGCAAGCTGGATTTGCCGACATTGGGCCGGCCCACGATGGCGACCTTGAGGCCGGTGCGCAGGAGTTCGCCGCGATCGGCGGTGGCCAAAATCTGTCGGGCCTCGGCGCTGACGGCCTGGAGCTGGCGCTGGATATACCCTTCATCTAGGGGCGGCAGATCGTCCTCAAAGTCAATGCGGGCCTCGATTTCGGCCAGCAGCGACAAACAGAGCGATCGCAGATGGCGGATCGGCTGGGCCAGCTTGCCCTGGAGGCCTGCGATCGCGCTTTGGGCTGCCTGGGGCGACTGAGCGCCCACCAAGTCTGCGATCCCCTCAGCCTGGGTCAAGTCCAGCCGCCCGTTGAGAAACGCCCGCAGCGTAAACTCGCCGGGCTCGGCAAGCCGCGCGCCAGCCTCCAGACAAAGCTGGAGCACCTGCTGCACCGCCATCATGCCGCCGTGGCAGTGAAACTCTGCCACATCTTCGCGAGTATAGGACCGAGGCCCCTGCATCAGCAGCAGCAGGGCCTCATCCACCGTGGCCTGGGTGTCGGGATGGCGAACGAAGCCGTAGAGAATGCGATGGCTGTCCCAGGGCTGGCGGCCCGGAGCCTGAAAGATGCTGCGGGCGATCGCAAAAGCCTGGGGACCCGAAACCCGAACGATCCCCACGCTGCCTTGCTGGGGGACGACGGCGGTGGCGATCGCTGCAATGGTCGTGCCGAGACGGTCTGAAAAAGTAGCCATGCTGACTCAACGGTGAAAAGCTAGGACAAGGGCGCGATCCCAGGCGAGATTGTGATCCCCGGCGCGAGATACTACTGGGCAAAACCTGCCATCGATCTCCATAGTAGGAGTAGTCCTGTGCACCATCGCTGATTTCGGTTCCTGCATGTCTCACCCACGCCCCACCCCGGAAACGACCTCCTCCCGCGCCCCTTTGCCCATGACTCCTCCCCCTGATGCGCCTCGAATGGATAATCGGCGGGGGCCTCGCTGGCCAGTGCACCGCAGCCTGCGCTACTACTACTGGCGCTTTATTCGTCTACGTGGAACCCCAGAAGACATTGCGCGGGGAATGGCAGTGGGCGTCTTTGCGGGGTTCTATCCCCTCTTTGGGCTCCAGATTGCCATTGCGGTGGTGCTGGCGTCGCTCTGTCGCGGCAGTAAAATTGCGGCAGCGGCGTTTACGTGGGTCAGCAACCCGCTGACCTATTTGCCGATCTACGCGATGAATTTTCATCTGGGGCAGTGGATTTTGGGCTCCCAAAGCCAGAGCTTTACCCTAGATGACTTGCAGTCCCTAGACGGGATTTCCCAGCTCGGTCTGGAATTTACGGTGACGCTGTTTTTTGGATCGACGGTGGCGGCGCTGATCGCGGGGGCGATCGCCTATGTCGGGGGGCTGTGGCTGGTGCGATCGCTGCGCCACAAGCACGGTCGCTCTCCAGCCCATCGAGCGCGCAGACGCCACTCCCACCGCCTCTAAGCCAGGAGTTTTGCAGTCGATCGCAAAGGTTTGTGATGCCAGGGGGCTCCTCTCTGGAAATTGCCCGGCAGAGATCGCATCCTAGGGGCAGAACCCCCAACAAAGTGCGGTAAGCTATGCCCATTCTGCGGCCATGACCCAAAGGGTTAGCGTTGGGACACGCTAGGGCTCAGGGGAGTGCGCAGGCAAGCCGTTGCGAACATTGCGATCGCTTAAAGGCGGAGGTGAGAGCGGATGGATGAGGCGTTCTATCAGCGAGGCATCGAAAAGGCCGCAGCAGAAGATTTTCAGGCTGCGGTCCAAGAATTTAGTCGCGCCCTGCGGGTGCGGCCTGACTATGGAGCGGCCTACTATCAGCGGGGCCTGGCCCACTTCAATCTTGGGGAAATCGCTGCGGCGGTGGATGACTACACCCAGGCGATCGCCCACGGCTATGAAGGGGCTGAACCCTGGCTGCGCCGCGGCTTTGCCTATCTGACCCTAGACCAGCCTGAGGCAGCGATCGCGGACGCAGAGCAGGCCCTGAGCTGTCAGCCTTCCTTGGCGGCAGCCCACAGCCTGTGCGGCACAGCCCATCGCCGCCTCGACCAGACATCCCAGGCGATCGCCTGCTGGAAACAGGCCGCTCAGCTCTACTTGGACCAAAAAGACGCAGCCAACGCCCGCCGCTGTATCGCCTGGATCGAAGCGATCGCTGGCCCGCCGCCGGTTCCAGTCCCGGCTCCTGAAGCGCCTTCCCTCAGTCCCCTCCAGTCCCCCCAGGCTTTTCTGGAGCAAGCCATCGAAAAAAGTCGCCAGGGGGATGTGCGAGGGGCGATCGCCGACTTTGACTGGCTACTGCAAATTAACAGCCAAGACCCCCAGGTCTATCGCCATCGCGGCGTGGCCCGCAGCAAGATCGGAGACTATCAAGGCGCGATTTCAGACCTCAATCAGGCCCTCAAGCTCAGCCCCCAAAGCGCCCCCACCTACTACAGCCGCGGCGTCATCCGCTGCCAGCAAAAAGACTATCGGGGGGCGATCGCCGATTTTGATCGGGCTTTGGAGCTACAGCCCGGCTACGCTCCGGCCTACGTGGGGCGGGGGGTCGCTCACCAGGGCCTCGAAGATCACCGCGCAGCCCTCCAGGACTATGCCCAGGCCCTCCAGCTAGACGCCCAGGATGCCGAGGCCTACTTTAGCCGCGCCATCACCCACGCCAGCTACGGCGCCCATCAGGCCGCGATCGAAGATTACCAGCGGGCTGCGGCCCTGTGGTTCGAGCAAGAAGAATGGAAGCGCTACCAGCAGGCCCTCGATCGCGTGGACCAGCTCCGCCAGCAGCAAACCAGCCTCAAAGCGTCGCCTTCCGCCGCCCGCCCCGGCATGGTCTACGTTTCGGCCGCGGACTATCTCAATGAGCTGCGCCAGCACCTGCTGAACTTGGTCGGCGGGCACTGGGAAATCGCTGAACGGATGCTCGAGCAGGTCGCCGAGCGCTATCCCGGCATGCCAGAGGACTGGTATATTCTGCGCGTCATTGAAGAACTAGAGCGCGATCGCTCCTAGAAAAGCTCTCTGTCAAAGAGATCTTCTAGAAAAGCGATCGCGCTCCTTCAAGCCCCAGCTCAGAGCTGAGGCATAGGCTCAGATAACGTGAGCGGTATTACGAGGCGACTTTGGCCGTCGAGCGGCGACGCCGTCCCGGCTTGGGAGCACCGGCCTCAGGGCTCGGCATCAGGAAGACCAGCAGCGGATTGCTCTCTAGCTCGCGGCGAATGCAGCGCTGCACGCCACGCTCGAGCTGCACTTGCAGGCCAGCCCAGTCAATTTCCACCACTTCATCATCGTCAAAGCTGCGCGCATACTCCCGCCAGCGATCGTTCAGCGTCGACTCGATGGCCTCCTGCACCCGCTCCAAAAGGCGCGATCGCTCGATGGACGTCACTACCCCGTGGAGGTGCACCTCCGGCTTGCCAATCAGCTTCCCTTCAGGGCTTACGGCGGCCGCCACCGTCACAATGCCGTCATTGGCCAACTGCTGACGCTCTTTCAGCGTCCGGTCGTTGACAATGCCCGAGCGGGACGTATCCACCAGCTCGATACCCGAAGGCACGCGGCCGGCGACTCGAATGCCGTTCTCCGCGACCTCCACCACATCACCATTGTTGATGATCACCATGTTCTCGGCCGGGATGCCCATGCTCTGGGCCGTGGACGCGTGCTTCACCAGCATTCGGTGCTCACCGTGGACCGGCAAGAAGAACTTGGGTCGCGTCAGGCCGATCATCAGCTTTTGCTCTTCTTGGCAGCCGTGACCCGACACGTGGATGCCCTTGTCGCGCCCGTAAATCACGTTCGCGCCCTGCATCATCAGCTTGTCGATGGTGTTGACCACCGCGATCGTGTTGCCCGGAATCGGGTTGGCCGAGAAGACCACCGTATCCCCTTTGCGCACCTTGACCTGGCGGTGTTCGCAGTTGGCAATCCGGGTCATCGCCGCCAGCGGCTCGCCCTGAGAGCCCGTCGTCAAGATCAAGACATTCTCATCGGGCACCTTTTGCAGGACGTGGAGCGGCTGCAGCAGCTCGTCATCGCACTTGATGTAGCCCAGGGTGCGGGCTTGGGCGATCACGTTCAGCATCGAGCGTCCCAGCACCGAGACCACGCGGCCGTGCTTTTTCGCCAGATCCAAGATCATGTTGACCCGGTGGACCGACGACGCAAAGGTCGTGACGATCAGGCGGCCCTGGGCTTGGGAGAAGACGCGATCGAGGTTGGGGTACACCGATCGCTCCGACGGCGTATAGCCGGGGATTTCAGAGTTGGTCGAGTCGCTAATCAGGCACAGCACGCCTTTTTCGCCGTACTCCGCCATCCGCTGAAAGTCGAAGAACTCGCCATCTACTGGCGTGTGGTCGATCTTGAAGTCGCCGGTGTGGATCACGATGCCAGCGGGGGTGTGAATCGCCACCGAGAAGCTATCGGCGATGGAGTGGGTGTTGCGAATGAACTCCACCAAGAAATATTTGCCTACGCGCACCATCTCCCGCGGGCGAACGGGACGCAGTTCGGTGCGATCGGCCACGCCCGCTTCTTCGAGCTTGCCCTGGAGCAGGGACATGGCGAGGCGGGGGCCGTAGATGACGGGGATGTCGATCTGCTTGAGGTGAAAGGGAATGCCGCCGATGTGGTCTTCGTGACCGTGGGTGACAATCATGCCCTTGATTTTGTGCCGATTTTCCCGCAGGTAGGTCATGTCGGGCAGCACGATGTTGACGCCGTGCATGCCGTCGGTCGGGAAGGCTAGCCCTGCGTCGAGAAGCATAATTTCGTCATTGATCTCGAAGACGCAGGTGTTTTTGCCAATTTCGTGCAGTCCTCCGAGGGGAATGACTTTCAGCGCGGGGGTCGCGTCAGTTTTGCTCATGCGGGGTCCTTTCGGGTGTTTGGTACTCAAAGCGTTTGAAATGTAGAAGGGTTAAAGACAAATTTCAGAGGAAAAATTTGTTTCTCGTAGCAGCTGCTGTCACCAGATTTTGAAAGTAGAAAAATGGCCTCTAGCTATAGCAAAGGGATTCCCATGCAACGAAGGGCGGCAATGGGGCTAGGGGGAACCGAGGGTCAGGCGTGAGGAGGTTCTGGGCTGGTGCAGACGGGCGATCGCGACAGGGTTGGAAGTTAGGGCACCAGGGCCTGCGTCGAGGGACTCAGCGAAAACCAGAAGAAAACCGTGACAGACACAGCCTATTTAGTTGTCGAAAAACTGGAGCTTTAGGAAGCCTAGGGCAGTAAGGCAAGCTCGCCCATGGCCTCTTGGAGAGGGGCTAGCAGGGACTCAGGAAGATCGCAAAGGGGCGATCGCGTCGTGCCAACCTCCCAGCCTTGCAGCCGCAGGGCCGCCTTGACCGGAATGGGATTTGTCGTTGCAAACAGCGCCTTGAACAGAGGAAACAGGCTGATGTGGATGTCCGTGGCTGCCTGAGGTTGACCCGCAAAGAAAGCCTGAATCATGGCTTTCATCTGGGGGCCGACGACGTGGCTGGCCACGCTGATCACCCCGGTCGCACCCACGGCCAACATGGGCAAGGTCAACGAGTCATCACCCGAATAGATGATGAACTCAGGCGGCGTCAGGCGGCGGATCTGGCTCACTTGATCCAGATTGCCACTCGCTTCCTTGACCGCGACGATGTTAGGAATTTCGGCAAGGCGGGCAACGGTCTCTGGCAACAGATTCTGTCCGGTACGACCGGGGACGTTGTACAGAATAATTGGCAGCTCAGGCGCGGCTGTCGCGATCGCCCGATAGTGCTGATAGAGACCTTCCTGGGGTGGCTTGTTGTAGTACGGTACAACTTGCAAAGAGCCATCTAGACCCAGCTTGGCGGCTTTTTCAGTGGCCTCCATGGCTTCACGGGTCGAGTTGGAGCCGGTTCCTGCTACCACTTTAGCGCGCCCAGCCACTGCTTGCTGAACCACGCGGAAAAGATCGTACTCCTCAGCCCAAGTCAGCGTCGGAGATTCCCCTGTCGTGCCACAGACGACCAGCGTGTCCGTACCGT
This genomic stretch from Geitlerinema sp. PCC 7407 harbors:
- a CDS encoding carbon-nitrogen hydrolase family protein, which produces MKSYLAAAVQMTSVPDLAKNLTQAEELIDLAVRQGAEVVGLPENFSFLGDEAAKVAQADAIAQESEKFLKTMAQRYQITLLGGGFPIPVGNGKVYNSALLIGPDGQELARYEKVHLFDVDLPDGNTYKESAAVLAGIKLPSVTPSKDYGNLGLSVCYDVRFPELYRHLSQMGAEVLFVPAAFTAYTGKDHWQILLQARAIENTCYVIAPAQTGKHNTMRQSHGHALIIDPWGTILADAGDQPGVAIASIEPSRIEQVRRQMPSLQHRVFL
- a CDS encoding pentapeptide repeat-containing protein encodes the protein MQKVSPTDFLLQYAQGKRNFDEIDLREANLFNANLEAVSLQNSDLRSTYLPYTNLNKANLQGAKLQGAEMSDAQLYQANLAGADLRGSNLSRATLRYASLQQANLQGANLQGADLYGANLQGANLQDADLQRADLDQATLKATILANANLFRAQNIDWTGAAVDSMTVYPDGYRQGSDPPETP
- a CDS encoding SagB/ThcOx family dehydrogenase — its product is MTELHVSIAQHYHERTKYAPETIASKGRSPDWDHQPTPFKDYKIGTQIDLKAFLDEPPAGDRTAQQWHRLSKLLYCTYGLTAKVSLGGDKSLYLRTAPSAGGLYPAEVYLVSRGTALLAPGLYHYQPKTHALVHFWDDHVWGGLQGGCFWHPALDNVPLAMVVTATFFRSAWRYQDRAYRRICLDIGHLLGNVEMAGALADYRPHLIGGFADESVDALLYLNREQEGAIAVMALADLLDVQQNLPRFRTALASTTQHEYPDVVDGELLPYFHQATQISQETPPDTQWRLDPEAEARKDKYNFPFCTKVSSVSAPIDWGAGRSGLDQTLLRRRSTRSYSGADVSLEELLALLDFTYQPEHYRDQDFDGEPDYFAIHRIETFVAVSGVTDLEEGCYYYAPKAQELRQIRFKNFRRELHFLCLGQELGRDAAAVVFHTADLRQAVSEYGDRAYRYLHMDAGHLGQRLNLAAIYLGLGVSGVGGFFDDQVNEVLGIPEDEAALYVTTLGRPRA
- the mnmE gene encoding tRNA uridine-5-carboxymethylaminomethyl(34) synthesis GTPase MnmE; this translates as MATFSDRLGTTIAAIATAVVPQQGSVGIVRVSGPQAFAIARSIFQAPGRQPWDSHRILYGFVRHPDTQATVDEALLLLMQGPRSYTREDVAEFHCHGGMMAVQQVLQLCLEAGARLAEPGEFTLRAFLNGRLDLTQAEGIADLVGAQSPQAAQSAIAGLQGKLAQPIRHLRSLCLSLLAEIEARIDFEDDLPPLDEGYIQRQLQAVSAEARQILATADRGELLRTGLKVAIVGRPNVGKSSLLNAWSRSDRAIVTDLPGTTRDVVESYLVVGGIPVRVLDTAGIRETEDQVEQIGVARSQAAAAAADLVLFTIDAQAGWTADDEAIYQVIQQRSLILVVNKVDLRPDLGTDFPGTLTYPAAIATVVHTAAAQQQGIEDLEKAILATIHAGATQAANLDIAINQRQAEALLRAETALRHVQEAIAQQLPLDFWTIDLRGAIQALGEITGEEVTESVLDQIFSRFCIGK
- a CDS encoding DUF2062 domain-containing protein encodes the protein MTPPPDAPRMDNRRGPRWPVHRSLRYYYWRFIRLRGTPEDIARGMAVGVFAGFYPLFGLQIAIAVVLASLCRGSKIAAAAFTWVSNPLTYLPIYAMNFHLGQWILGSQSQSFTLDDLQSLDGISQLGLEFTVTLFFGSTVAALIAGAIAYVGGLWLVRSLRHKHGRSPAHRARRRHSHRL
- a CDS encoding tetratricopeptide repeat protein encodes the protein MDEAFYQRGIEKAAAEDFQAAVQEFSRALRVRPDYGAAYYQRGLAHFNLGEIAAAVDDYTQAIAHGYEGAEPWLRRGFAYLTLDQPEAAIADAEQALSCQPSLAAAHSLCGTAHRRLDQTSQAIACWKQAAQLYLDQKDAANARRCIAWIEAIAGPPPVPVPAPEAPSLSPLQSPQAFLEQAIEKSRQGDVRGAIADFDWLLQINSQDPQVYRHRGVARSKIGDYQGAISDLNQALKLSPQSAPTYYSRGVIRCQQKDYRGAIADFDRALELQPGYAPAYVGRGVAHQGLEDHRAALQDYAQALQLDAQDAEAYFSRAITHASYGAHQAAIEDYQRAAALWFEQEEWKRYQQALDRVDQLRQQQTSLKASPSAARPGMVYVSAADYLNELRQHLLNLVGGHWEIAERMLEQVAERYPGMPEDWYILRVIEELERDRS
- a CDS encoding ribonuclease J, producing the protein MSKTDATPALKVIPLGGLHEIGKNTCVFEINDEIMLLDAGLAFPTDGMHGVNIVLPDMTYLRENRHKIKGMIVTHGHEDHIGGIPFHLKQIDIPVIYGPRLAMSLLQGKLEEAGVADRTELRPVRPREMVRVGKYFLVEFIRNTHSIADSFSVAIHTPAGIVIHTGDFKIDHTPVDGEFFDFQRMAEYGEKGVLCLISDSTNSEIPGYTPSERSVYPNLDRVFSQAQGRLIVTTFASSVHRVNMILDLAKKHGRVVSVLGRSMLNVIAQARTLGYIKCDDELLQPLHVLQKVPDENVLILTTGSQGEPLAAMTRIANCEHRQVKVRKGDTVVFSANPIPGNTIAVVNTIDKLMMQGANVIYGRDKGIHVSGHGCQEEQKLMIGLTRPKFFLPVHGEHRMLVKHASTAQSMGIPAENMVIINNGDVVEVAENGIRVAGRVPSGIELVDTSRSGIVNDRTLKERQQLANDGIVTVAAAVSPEGKLIGKPEVHLHGVVTSIERSRLLERVQEAIESTLNDRWREYARSFDDDEVVEIDWAGLQVQLERGVQRCIRRELESNPLLVFLMPSPEAGAPKPGRRRRSTAKVAS
- the dapA gene encoding 4-hydroxy-tetrahydrodipicolinate synthase, whose amino-acid sequence is MVDFGQVLTAMITPFKEDGSVNYEVAEKLAAHLADHGTDTLVVCGTTGESPTLTWAEEYDLFRVVQQAVAGRAKVVAGTGSNSTREAMEATEKAAKLGLDGSLQVVPYYNKPPQEGLYQHYRAIATAAPELPIILYNVPGRTGQNLLPETVARLAEIPNIVAVKEASGNLDQVSQIRRLTPPEFIIYSGDDSLTLPMLAVGATGVISVASHVVGPQMKAMIQAFFAGQPQAATDIHISLFPLFKALFATTNPIPVKAALRLQGWEVGTTRSPLCDLPESLLAPLQEAMGELALLP